One Sulfurospirillum tamanense DNA window includes the following coding sequences:
- the plsX gene encoding phosphate acyltransferase PlsX, whose translation MLRIAIDAMGGDFGPEPIVEGAIQALLASKKEFHAILVGDSAVIKPMIPQGLLKKVSFVETRDVIDMHESATDALKRKESSIYKAVDLVKNGEANAVVSAGHSGATMSLATLRIGRIKGVARPAIATLMPTLKGGYTLVLDVGANVDCKPEHLFQFAVMGEAYAKEVMGVKHPKVGLLSNGEEESKGDEITKEAHKKLLKLGSFIGNVEGNNIFDNSVNVVVCDGFVGNIVLKTSEGVADSITKIIRQNIRRSPVAIAGAMLMRKVFKILKTQVDYAEYGGAPLLGIQGCAIVGHGKSNAKAVKNAIFQALNFADSTINTTIESELLRYKI comes from the coding sequence ATGTTGCGCATAGCAATTGACGCCATGGGTGGCGACTTCGGCCCAGAACCAATCGTCGAAGGAGCCATCCAGGCACTTTTAGCCTCCAAAAAAGAGTTTCATGCTATTTTGGTGGGCGATAGCGCTGTCATTAAGCCAATGATTCCACAAGGGCTGTTAAAAAAAGTATCTTTTGTGGAGACACGCGATGTTATTGATATGCACGAATCTGCGACCGATGCCTTAAAACGAAAAGAGTCTTCCATTTACAAAGCAGTGGATTTGGTTAAAAATGGCGAGGCAAATGCTGTGGTTTCAGCAGGGCACAGTGGCGCGACCATGAGCCTTGCAACACTTCGCATTGGCCGTATCAAAGGGGTTGCAAGACCCGCAATTGCTACATTGATGCCAACCCTTAAAGGCGGGTATACGCTTGTGTTAGACGTAGGGGCGAATGTAGATTGCAAGCCCGAGCATCTTTTTCAGTTTGCCGTCATGGGAGAGGCCTATGCCAAAGAGGTAATGGGCGTCAAACACCCAAAAGTCGGACTTCTTTCCAATGGCGAAGAAGAGAGCAAGGGAGATGAAATCACCAAAGAAGCGCATAAAAAATTGCTCAAACTCGGTTCTTTTATTGGAAATGTTGAGGGAAACAATATTTTCGACAATTCAGTAAACGTTGTTGTTTGCGATGGATTTGTGGGAAATATCGTTTTAAAAACCAGTGAGGGAGTAGCTGATTCCATCACGAAAATCATTCGTCAAAACATCAGACGTTCTCCTGTTGCAATCGCAGGTGCAATGTTGATGAGAAAAGTGTTTAAGATTCTTAAAACCCAAGTGGATTATGCAGAATATGGCGGAGCTCCATTGCTTGGGATTCAAGGATGTGCGATTGTTGGGCACGGTAAAAGTAATGCAAAAGCGGTAAAAAATGCTATTTTTCAGGCTCTTAATTTTGCCGATTCAACCATTAATACAACAATCGAAAGCGAGCTTTTGCGCTATAAGATTTAA
- a CDS encoding Fur family transcriptional regulator: MKQYLELLKERNLKATPQRLSVLKTLGEHMHPTMEELYEKIKEDHPSVSLATVYKNVNTLKEEGLIAEINTPGSKTRYDIFCHPHIHLVCAACGDIQDFPCDIGFEAYQHDIEAKAGKEIKRIDVVATVESCKKCS; the protein is encoded by the coding sequence ATGAAACAGTACCTTGAACTCTTAAAAGAAAGAAATTTAAAGGCCACACCGCAACGTCTTTCTGTTTTGAAGACGTTGGGTGAGCACATGCACCCTACGATGGAAGAGCTTTATGAGAAAATCAAAGAAGATCACCCTTCGGTTTCGTTGGCTACGGTTTATAAAAATGTCAACACTTTAAAAGAAGAGGGGCTGATTGCAGAAATCAATACACCTGGGTCTAAAACCCGCTATGATATTTTTTGCCATCCGCATATCCATCTTGTGTGTGCTGCATGCGGCGATATTCAAGACTTCCCGTGTGATATTGGTTTTGAAGCGTACCAGCATGACATTGAGGCTAAAGCGGGAAAAGAGATTAAACGCATTGATGTTGTTGCGACAGTGGAGTCGTGCAAAAAGTGTTCCTAG
- a CDS encoding DUF362 domain-containing protein, with the protein MAVKITDICISCGACIDECPVEAIVDDDDNPTGEGIYYVYPDKCVECVGHHDEPACASACPTEGCIVWDAAVDGQPSRDEITADMRGGNTACVE; encoded by the coding sequence ATGGCTGTAAAGATTACAGATATTTGTATCAGTTGTGGCGCCTGTATCGACGAGTGTCCAGTAGAAGCAATCGTGGATGATGACGATAACCCAACAGGAGAAGGCATTTACTACGTGTACCCTGACAAATGTGTAGAGTGTGTCGGTCACCATGACGAGCCAGCTTGTGCATCGGCCTGTCCAACAGAAGGTTGTATTGTATGGGATGCAGCTGTCGATGGTCAGCCAAGTCGTGATGAAATTACAGCAGATATGCGTGGCGGAAACACTGCCTGCGTAGAATAA
- a CDS encoding peroxiredoxin — MLVTNKAPDFTATAVLGNNQIVEDFNLYKNIGEKGAVLFFYPLDFTFVCPSEIIAFDKRLEEFTSRGVNVIGVSIDSQFSHFAWKNTAVNQGGIGQVRFPLVADLTKKIAKDYDVLFNESVALRGSFLIDKDGTVRHAVINDLPLGRNIDEMIRMVDTMLFTNEHGEVCPAGWSKGDEGMKGSTQGVAEYLAKNVEKL; from the coding sequence ATGTTAGTAACAAATAAAGCACCCGACTTTACAGCTACTGCGGTACTAGGCAACAATCAAATCGTTGAAGATTTTAATCTTTACAAAAATATTGGTGAAAAAGGTGCTGTTCTTTTCTTTTATCCTCTGGACTTTACCTTTGTTTGCCCTTCAGAAATTATTGCTTTTGATAAACGCCTAGAAGAGTTCACAAGCCGTGGTGTTAATGTCATTGGTGTTTCTATTGACTCGCAGTTTTCTCACTTTGCATGGAAAAACACCGCGGTAAATCAAGGAGGTATCGGGCAAGTACGCTTCCCTTTAGTTGCTGACCTTACTAAAAAAATCGCCAAAGATTATGATGTACTCTTCAATGAATCCGTAGCGCTTCGAGGTTCTTTTTTGATTGACAAAGATGGCACTGTGCGCCATGCCGTCATCAATGACTTGCCCCTTGGACGCAACATTGATGAAATGATTCGTATGGTAGACACAATGTTATTTACCAATGAGCATGGAGAAGTTTGCCCCGCAGGATGGAGCAAGGGAGATGAGGGAATGAAAGGTTCGACACAAGGTGTTGCGGAATATCTTGCAAAAAACGTAGAAAAACTTTGA
- the rpmF gene encoding 50S ribosomal protein L32: MAVPKRRVSKTRSAKRRTHYKVSLAMPVKDKDGSWKMPHRINKTTGEY; the protein is encoded by the coding sequence ATGGCTGTACCAAAGAGACGCGTAAGTAAGACCCGTTCAGCAAAACGACGTACACACTATAAAGTGTCACTCGCAATGCCTGTGAAAGACAAAGACGGTTCTTGGAAAATGCCCCACCGCATTAACAAAACAACTGGCGAATATTAA
- the dxs gene encoding 1-deoxy-D-xylulose-5-phosphate synthase, producing the protein MNIREKNHEELKEICHQIREKILATVSKNGGHLSSNIGAVELTVAMHYVFNIEKDPFIFDVSHQCYAHKLLTGRWDSFETLRQFNGVCGYTKPTESPCDYFVAGHSSTSISLAIGAAKAIKLKGEDRIPVVLIGDGSMSAGMVYEALNELGDRKYPVVIILNDNEMSIAKPIGAVSKYLSQAMAGKFYQKIKQRMEQFLTYLPEGATYMAKKFEESLKLITPGLLFEELGLEYIGPVDGHDLESLIETLQIAKEMGKPVIVHAQTLKGKGYEKAEGYYEKWHGVGPFDLKSGKSLGTSSSKNATELFSEGLLRLASLHEDVVGVTAAMPSGTGMDKLIEKFPERFWDVAIAEQHAVTSMAAMAKEGFKPFIAIYSTFLQRAYDQIIHDCCLMNLNVVFAIDRAGIVGEDGETHQGAFDLSFLYPIPNMTLFAPRCPQSMEHAITYAYAHQGPCAFRYPRGTFLECGEHAGSVFEYGKGEVLEEGETSVFIGYGKGVGKAWATKQLVKKEMNPALVDLKFLKPLDEELLLGLAQRYSQWYVFSDSAKCGGVGAILSHWLQTQGILTVHVKSFEYGDAFIEHGKTALIEEHLGVSPETIAKSLKIT; encoded by the coding sequence ATGAATATTAGAGAAAAAAATCATGAAGAACTAAAAGAGATATGCCATCAAATACGTGAAAAAATTTTAGCTACTGTCAGTAAAAACGGGGGCCATTTAAGCTCAAATATTGGGGCGGTTGAGCTTACTGTGGCAATGCATTATGTTTTTAATATAGAAAAAGACCCTTTTATTTTCGATGTAAGCCATCAATGTTATGCACACAAATTACTTACAGGGCGTTGGGATTCTTTTGAAACATTGCGTCAATTCAATGGAGTTTGTGGCTACACAAAACCCACAGAGTCTCCTTGCGACTATTTTGTTGCGGGCCATAGCTCCACGTCCATCTCATTGGCAATTGGTGCGGCAAAAGCTATCAAGCTTAAAGGCGAAGATCGTATTCCTGTTGTGTTGATAGGAGATGGGTCTATGAGCGCAGGGATGGTGTATGAAGCACTGAATGAACTGGGAGACAGAAAGTATCCTGTTGTGATTATTTTAAACGATAATGAAATGAGCATTGCAAAACCTATTGGTGCAGTTAGTAAGTATTTGTCTCAGGCCATGGCAGGAAAGTTTTACCAAAAAATTAAGCAAAGAATGGAGCAATTTCTCACCTACTTGCCTGAGGGTGCAACATACATGGCGAAAAAATTTGAAGAGAGCTTGAAGCTCATCACTCCAGGACTTTTGTTTGAAGAGCTTGGCCTTGAATACATTGGACCTGTAGATGGGCATGATTTGGAATCTTTGATTGAAACCTTGCAAATAGCCAAAGAGATGGGCAAGCCCGTCATTGTCCATGCTCAGACGCTAAAGGGAAAAGGGTATGAAAAAGCAGAAGGGTATTATGAAAAATGGCACGGCGTAGGCCCCTTTGATTTAAAGAGTGGTAAATCACTAGGCACTTCATCCTCCAAAAACGCCACAGAGCTTTTCAGCGAAGGGTTATTGCGTCTTGCTTCATTACACGAAGATGTAGTGGGAGTAACTGCTGCCATGCCAAGTGGGACAGGAATGGATAAATTAATTGAAAAATTTCCTGAACGTTTTTGGGATGTGGCCATCGCAGAACAACATGCTGTAACATCTATGGCAGCCATGGCCAAGGAAGGGTTTAAGCCTTTTATAGCCATCTACTCGACATTCTTGCAGCGGGCGTATGATCAGATTATTCATGATTGTTGCTTGATGAATCTTAATGTTGTTTTTGCTATTGATAGAGCAGGCATTGTGGGAGAAGATGGAGAGACACATCAAGGCGCATTTGATCTCTCTTTTTTATATCCAATTCCTAACATGACCCTCTTTGCTCCGCGCTGCCCGCAAAGCATGGAACATGCCATTACCTATGCTTATGCACACCAAGGGCCTTGTGCTTTTCGCTACCCACGCGGTACGTTTTTAGAGTGTGGTGAACATGCGGGAAGTGTTTTTGAGTATGGTAAAGGCGAAGTTCTTGAAGAGGGTGAAACCTCTGTATTTATTGGTTATGGCAAGGGTGTGGGAAAGGCATGGGCAACCAAACAACTGGTTAAAAAAGAGATGAATCCTGCTTTGGTTGATTTAAAATTTCTAAAACCTCTTGATGAGGAGTTGTTGTTAGGCTTGGCACAACGCTATAGCCAATGGTATGTTTTTAGCGATTCAGCAAAATGTGGAGGCGTGGGTGCAATTTTGAGTCATTGGCTCCAAACGCAGGGTATTTTAACTGTACATGTAAAGAGTTTTGAATACGGCGATGCGTTTATTGAACATGGAAAAACAGCGCTAATAGAAGAGCACTTGGGGGTTTCCCCTGAAACGATAGCAAAAAGCTTAAAAATAACCTAA
- a CDS encoding beta-ketoacyl-ACP synthase III: MYATLKSIGAYAPQTILTNHDLEKMVDTTDEWITKRTGIKERRIAAPDEVTSDLGAAAAKIAIARAGIDPKEIDGVICATLSPDYLTMPSTACMIAHKLGLSHVMAFDISAACSGFVYLLNLAKAFVESGAYKNLLIVGAEKISSYVDYTDRGTCILFGDGGGAAIIGQTENKNEAILDVHVASDGEYGHLLITPGGGSKEPCCLSLLENKRQFIQMAGNEVFKIAVKTLTNDVIDILAKNNLCAEQIDHFIPHQANFRIIEAVRQKLEFPEEKTVLTVHKYGNTSAASIPMAMNDAYEEGRIKRGDLILLDTFGGGFTWGSALLRFGGE; the protein is encoded by the coding sequence ATGTACGCGACCCTCAAATCCATCGGAGCGTATGCGCCTCAAACTATTTTGACCAACCACGACCTTGAAAAAATGGTTGATACGACCGATGAGTGGATTACTAAGCGTACAGGAATTAAAGAACGTCGTATTGCCGCCCCTGATGAAGTAACGAGTGATTTGGGTGCGGCAGCTGCAAAAATTGCCATAGCGCGCGCAGGCATTGACCCTAAAGAGATTGATGGGGTTATTTGTGCGACGCTGAGTCCAGATTACCTTACAATGCCCTCAACCGCGTGCATGATTGCACACAAGCTCGGCCTTAGCCACGTAATGGCATTTGACATTTCTGCAGCGTGTAGTGGATTTGTTTATTTGCTTAATCTTGCTAAAGCGTTTGTTGAATCAGGAGCATACAAAAATCTTTTGATTGTAGGTGCAGAAAAAATCAGTAGTTATGTAGATTACACCGATCGCGGTACATGTATTTTATTTGGGGATGGCGGTGGGGCTGCCATCATTGGCCAAACTGAAAATAAAAACGAAGCAATTTTAGACGTGCATGTGGCATCTGATGGCGAATATGGTCACTTGTTAATTACGCCCGGAGGAGGTTCAAAGGAGCCTTGTTGTTTGAGTCTTCTTGAAAACAAGCGCCAATTTATCCAAATGGCGGGCAATGAAGTGTTTAAGATTGCTGTTAAAACCCTAACCAATGATGTGATTGATATTTTGGCAAAAAACAACCTTTGCGCAGAGCAAATTGATCACTTTATTCCCCATCAAGCAAATTTTCGCATCATTGAAGCGGTGCGCCAAAAGCTAGAATTTCCTGAGGAAAAAACTGTTTTAACTGTCCACAAATACGGCAATACCTCTGCTGCTTCGATTCCTATGGCGATGAATGATGCTTACGAAGAGGGCCGTATCAAGCGAGGGGATTTGATCTTGCTTGATACGTTTGGGGGCGGCTTCACGTGGGGAAGCGCTCTACTTCGATTTGGGGGAGAGTAG
- the fliG gene encoding flagellar motor switch protein FliG, whose protein sequence is MIKLTDQQQTIYNELTMPEKVAILMIQLGEDTATTLFSHMDVDIVTDISRYIATVKNIDRQVAGAVLEEFYAILQSNQFIRSGGMEYAKEILYRTFGPEVAQKILDKLAKSMENTQSFGYLSQIKPQQLADFIINEHPQTIALIMAHMDPTSAAETISFFPDELRSEVTIRMANLGDISPSVIKRVSAVLESKLESLTSYKVEVGGPRAVAEILNRLGQKASKATISYIEQTDEKLATIIKEMMFTFEDIMKLDNSAIREILKVADKKDLMVGLKGAAEELRNKFMENMSQRASEAFLEEMQFLGAVRVKDVEEAQRRVVDEVQKLAEQGILQVGETEEMVE, encoded by the coding sequence ATGATTAAATTAACTGACCAACAGCAAACCATTTACAATGAACTAACCATGCCTGAAAAAGTGGCTATTTTAATGATTCAGCTAGGGGAAGATACAGCAACGACACTGTTTTCACATATGGACGTAGATATTGTAACAGATATTTCCCGTTATATTGCCACAGTAAAGAACATTGACCGACAAGTGGCAGGGGCGGTACTTGAAGAGTTTTATGCTATTTTGCAATCAAACCAGTTCATTCGCAGTGGGGGTATGGAGTATGCCAAAGAGATCTTATACCGAACGTTTGGACCAGAAGTGGCTCAAAAGATTTTAGATAAATTGGCAAAATCCATGGAAAACACCCAAAGTTTTGGGTATCTTTCTCAAATTAAGCCCCAGCAGTTGGCGGATTTTATCATTAACGAGCACCCTCAAACAATCGCATTGATTATGGCACACATGGACCCTACGAGTGCGGCAGAAACTATCTCCTTTTTCCCAGATGAGTTGCGCAGCGAAGTGACAATCCGTATGGCAAATTTGGGCGATATTTCCCCTTCAGTTATCAAGCGCGTTTCTGCTGTTTTGGAGAGCAAGCTTGAGTCTCTTACGTCTTACAAGGTTGAGGTGGGTGGACCTCGAGCGGTGGCGGAAATTCTCAATAGATTGGGTCAAAAAGCCTCTAAAGCAACAATTAGCTATATTGAGCAAACCGATGAAAAACTTGCTACTATTATTAAAGAGATGATGTTTACCTTTGAGGACATCATGAAGCTTGACAATAGCGCTATTCGCGAAATACTAAAGGTTGCCGATAAAAAAGACTTAATGGTTGGGCTCAAGGGAGCTGCAGAAGAGTTGCGCAATAAATTTATGGAAAACATGTCCCAGCGTGCCTCGGAAGCTTTTTTGGAAGAGATGCAATTTTTAGGGGCAGTGCGTGTAAAAGATGTGGAAGAGGCCCAGCGTCGTGTTGTGGATGAGGTGCAAAAACTAGCCGAACAAGGTATCTTGCAAGTAGGTGAGACCGAAGAGATGGTTGAATAA
- the metK gene encoding methionine adenosyltransferase → MKNKYLFTSESVTEGHPDKIADQISDAILDYIIARDPEAKVACETLVSNGLCVVAGGLQTTTYAPMQEIVRDVIRRIGYTDATYGFDYRTAGVLSAVGEQSLDFPGRAMKKDGIMGASDQGTVYGYACDESPSLMPLPISLAHALAFALSKKRKSGMLPFLRPDGKTQVTLRYENDTPVAVESVVVSTQHSPEISQALLKEAIIEEIIKPTLPKHLSYETLVCHINPAGRFVVGGPQGDAGLTGRKIVVDSYGGSCPHGGGAFSGKDPSKIVRSGAYMARYIAKNLVAAKVCTKVLVQLSYAIGIAKPVSVWVWTYGTARETEEKIVACIWEVFDLTPKGMIYALDLLRPIYETTASYGHFGREDEGFGWERCDRVEDINAFFGRD, encoded by the coding sequence ATGAAAAACAAGTATTTATTTACAAGTGAATCTGTAACGGAAGGGCATCCTGATAAAATAGCCGATCAAATCAGTGATGCAATTTTAGATTATATTATTGCTCGTGATCCTGAAGCCAAAGTAGCTTGCGAAACTCTTGTTTCCAACGGCCTTTGTGTTGTGGCGGGAGGGCTTCAAACAACAACCTATGCGCCAATGCAGGAAATTGTGCGAGATGTAATTCGCCGTATTGGATATACGGATGCCACGTATGGATTTGATTACCGCACAGCTGGAGTGCTTAGTGCTGTAGGAGAACAAAGCTTGGACTTTCCTGGGAGAGCCATGAAAAAAGACGGCATCATGGGCGCGAGTGATCAAGGAACGGTCTATGGTTATGCCTGCGACGAAAGCCCATCGCTTATGCCTTTACCTATCTCACTGGCACATGCGTTAGCTTTTGCATTATCTAAAAAAAGAAAAAGTGGTATGTTGCCTTTTTTGCGCCCTGATGGCAAAACCCAAGTGACGCTTCGGTATGAAAATGATACTCCTGTTGCGGTAGAGAGCGTAGTAGTTTCCACACAGCACTCTCCCGAAATCTCCCAAGCGCTATTAAAGGAAGCAATTATTGAAGAGATTATTAAGCCCACTTTGCCTAAGCATCTCTCTTATGAGACCCTTGTGTGTCATATTAACCCAGCGGGTCGTTTTGTTGTTGGGGGACCACAGGGTGATGCGGGACTTACAGGGCGAAAGATTGTGGTGGATAGTTATGGGGGGAGTTGTCCTCACGGAGGAGGTGCATTTAGCGGAAAAGACCCCAGTAAAATAGTCAGGAGTGGCGCTTATATGGCGCGGTATATTGCCAAAAATCTTGTGGCAGCCAAGGTGTGCACAAAGGTTTTAGTACAACTTTCTTATGCTATTGGTATTGCTAAGCCTGTGTCGGTTTGGGTGTGGACCTATGGGACAGCTCGCGAAACAGAAGAAAAAATTGTAGCTTGCATTTGGGAGGTTTTTGACCTTACGCCCAAGGGAATGATTTACGCCCTAGACCTCCTTCGGCCCATTTATGAAACAACAGCTTCGTATGGTCATTTTGGTAGGGAGGATGAGGGATTTGGCTGGGAGCGGTGTGATAGAGTTGAGGACATCAATGCATTTTTTGGAAGAGACTAG
- the fliH gene encoding flagellar assembly protein FliH, with translation MIRTVISSKNMHDHNVEPYRFKVLGTTFEPKQKPEPLEEKKEEEPKKESPAPEPTKPLESAFVEELLKKTDELSTNIIKLQIQIENQEKEFEKRLHDEIHRAKEEGASQGYVKAQEEQREALKALQGHFSRSLHLLEEEHQRFKVFLEKSEAELSEAAIDVAKEVVKKEISHHSTAVSIALSTALMRELQDATKLEIRVNPKNYEGVKEAHEKFEHIQVGVDDAITEGGVIILSDVGNIDGTISTRLEKIKQMMKE, from the coding sequence ATGATACGCACGGTTATTTCTTCAAAAAATATGCACGATCACAATGTGGAGCCTTACCGCTTTAAGGTTTTGGGCACAACGTTTGAGCCAAAGCAAAAACCAGAGCCTTTGGAAGAAAAAAAAGAAGAGGAACCCAAAAAAGAGTCTCCAGCACCCGAACCAACCAAGCCCCTTGAATCAGCGTTTGTGGAAGAGCTTCTTAAGAAAACAGATGAACTTTCTACAAATATTATTAAGCTCCAAATCCAAATAGAAAATCAAGAAAAAGAGTTTGAAAAACGCCTTCACGATGAGATTCACCGTGCCAAAGAAGAGGGCGCTTCCCAGGGCTATGTTAAGGCGCAAGAAGAGCAGCGCGAGGCATTAAAGGCTCTTCAGGGACATTTTTCACGCTCTTTACATCTTTTAGAAGAAGAGCACCAGCGCTTTAAAGTTTTTTTGGAAAAAAGCGAGGCAGAGCTTTCAGAAGCTGCGATTGATGTGGCTAAGGAGGTGGTCAAAAAAGAAATTTCTCACCACTCAACTGCCGTTTCCATTGCTCTTTCGACTGCGCTTATGCGAGAGCTTCAAGATGCAACAAAGCTTGAAATACGGGTGAATCCAAAAAACTATGAAGGGGTCAAAGAGGCACATGAAAAATTTGAGCATATTCAAGTAGGGGTCGATGATGCAATTACGGAAGGCGGCGTGATTATCCTAAGCGATGTGGGCAATATTGATGGGACGATTTCAACACGTTTGGAAAAAATAAAACAAATGATGAAAGAGTAG
- the ndk gene encoding nucleoside-diphosphate kinase: MEQTLSIIKPDAVAKGVIGKIVDRFESNGLKIAAMRKIKLSREDAGKFYEVHKERPFFGELVDFMTSGPVVVMVLEGDNAVVKNRELMGATNPKEAAPGTIRADFAQSIDANAVHGSDSLENAKGEIEFFFAKRDIS, from the coding sequence ATGGAGCAAACACTATCCATTATTAAGCCAGACGCTGTTGCTAAAGGTGTCATTGGAAAAATTGTTGACCGATTTGAGTCAAATGGGTTGAAAATAGCTGCGATGCGAAAAATTAAACTAAGCCGTGAAGATGCTGGAAAGTTTTATGAAGTTCACAAAGAACGCCCATTTTTCGGAGAATTGGTTGATTTCATGACCAGCGGACCTGTGGTTGTTATGGTTCTTGAAGGTGACAATGCAGTGGTGAAAAATCGAGAGCTTATGGGTGCAACTAACCCAAAAGAAGCAGCTCCTGGAACCATTCGAGCTGATTTTGCTCAAAGTATTGATGCTAATGCAGTACACGGAAGCGACTCTCTTGAAAATGCAAAAGGGGAGATTGAATTCTTTTTTGCAAAACGAGATATTAGCTAA
- a CDS encoding DNA-binding protein translates to MIIDFRKIPKEEFEIDVKEGEVSLKARVFKKKSNLLVCQGKISGTLEHHCDRCGAPLPVALDEAVEVWISDGAIPLEEEGHLLNLVEFFDGRVDFCAILHSEVEAIKSDYFYCQTCEN, encoded by the coding sequence ATGATCATTGATTTTCGAAAGATTCCTAAAGAAGAATTTGAAATCGATGTTAAAGAGGGCGAAGTCTCTCTAAAAGCGCGTGTTTTCAAAAAAAAATCAAACCTTCTTGTGTGCCAAGGAAAAATTTCTGGAACGCTTGAGCATCACTGTGACAGATGTGGCGCCCCATTGCCTGTGGCTCTTGATGAGGCAGTTGAAGTTTGGATAAGCGATGGTGCAATTCCCTTAGAAGAGGAAGGGCATTTGCTCAACTTGGTTGAATTTTTTGATGGACGTGTGGATTTTTGTGCTATTTTACATAGCGAAGTAGAAGCAATAAAGAGTGATTATTTTTATTGTCAAACCTGTGAAAACTAA
- a CDS encoding phosphoglycerate dehydrogenase, which produces MYKIQTLNKIAEKGLDLLPHGQYEIASEFNEPDGIIVRSFKMHEMPFPISLKAIARAGAGVNNIPLERCSEKGIVVFNTPGANANAVKELVLCSMLLASRDVVGGVAWTKSLEAPADQIPALVEQGKANFAGCEIKGKTLGVVGLGAIGALVAKDALALGMNVIGYDPYLSVDGAWELSNDVQKASGLETLLKSADYLTIHVPLLPSTKEMYNAEKFAMMKPGIKIMNFARGELFKEDDLLDALESGQIGAYVTDFPTTKLIHAKGVIPVPHLGASTEESEENCAIWASRQLKNFLESGNIENSVNFPTCKLPMRKGIKRLSIVNKNIPNIIGTVTSLLAKEGINIDEMINQSKGDVAYMLLDVQGEISPSLIQALEKTEGIRRVRLILG; this is translated from the coding sequence ATGTATAAGATTCAAACCCTCAATAAGATCGCCGAAAAAGGACTAGACCTTTTGCCGCACGGGCAGTATGAAATTGCTAGTGAATTTAACGAGCCCGATGGAATTATCGTGCGCAGTTTTAAAATGCACGAGATGCCATTTCCCATCTCTCTTAAGGCAATTGCTAGAGCAGGAGCGGGTGTAAACAATATTCCCCTAGAGCGTTGCAGTGAAAAAGGTATCGTTGTTTTCAATACCCCTGGCGCTAACGCCAATGCAGTAAAAGAGTTGGTGCTATGCTCCATGCTGCTAGCTTCACGGGATGTGGTTGGTGGTGTTGCATGGACTAAGTCCTTAGAGGCCCCAGCAGACCAAATCCCCGCCCTCGTGGAACAAGGAAAGGCAAACTTCGCTGGATGTGAAATCAAAGGAAAAACCCTTGGCGTTGTTGGTCTTGGCGCTATTGGTGCTCTAGTCGCCAAAGACGCCCTCGCGCTTGGGATGAATGTCATTGGGTACGACCCGTATTTATCCGTAGATGGTGCGTGGGAACTTTCAAATGATGTGCAAAAAGCTTCAGGACTAGAGACCCTTCTTAAAAGCGCAGACTACCTCACCATTCATGTCCCTCTTCTGCCCTCCACCAAAGAGATGTACAATGCCGAAAAATTTGCCATGATGAAGCCCGGTATTAAAATTATGAATTTTGCGCGTGGAGAATTGTTTAAAGAAGATGACCTTCTTGACGCTTTGGAATCTGGGCAAATTGGCGCTTATGTTACTGACTTTCCTACAACAAAACTCATCCATGCCAAAGGAGTCATTCCTGTTCCTCATCTTGGAGCTTCCACGGAAGAAAGTGAAGAAAATTGCGCCATTTGGGCAAGCCGACAACTTAAAAACTTTTTGGAAAGTGGCAACATTGAAAACTCTGTAAATTTCCCTACATGTAAACTTCCGATGCGCAAAGGAATAAAACGCCTCAGTATCGTAAATAAAAATATTCCCAATATTATCGGCACAGTTACCTCATTATTGGCAAAAGAGGGAATCAATATTGATGAGATGATTAACCAAAGCAAAGGAGATGTTGCTTACATGCTCCTTGATGTTCAAGGGGAAATTTCACCTAGCCTGATTCAGGCCCTTGAAAAGACTGAAGGGATTCGACGCGTGCGTCTTATTTTGGGGTAG